A portion of the Pseudoalteromonas luteoviolacea genome contains these proteins:
- a CDS encoding M14 family zinc carboxypeptidase, with translation MLKKLITTSMLLALGSVTLPLYAHTSSTNGVSSLQRIHKDYSLYFANEEQRVEYAQRYHGQIINTLHNALIVSLSEKEFLSARASGAVILEHGPALPVNRAANALVKTSQSTLTATQTTGIPNFPCYPTLEETHEIAEQLAKKYPNFVELKHIGQSWKKEQGIGGHDLTVLVIKNKKRNKNKKLPTMYMQGALHAREYTAGATTIKFAQHLLENRRTNPDIKWILNQREIHILLIANPDGRKYAELGKRWRKNTNTAYCATNEEQIGADLNRNFDFGWNSTPNSSDEQCANTYQGPVAASEPETQVIQNYINSIFEDNRGELDTDAAPLDTAGLFLDMHSYGGMIMWPWSHLRTPPPNSAGLSMLGHRLAAYSGYEAHQVGSRFHVGGSADGYAYGHLGVASFTYELGKEFFEHCGNFEGEIFPNTLKSLIYAAKVAKAPYKISGGPQILDYKLEGAGDVAVPPGTPINLTAGIYDDFFGYSSYAPLPPSQAVKNVKLIIKKQGEGVVQRLKLPAADGIYDSSREQLNYALDTSNWDDGRYTLILKAQDVTGQWGVKYAKYLTIDDDASAQNQAPVADFTPTCTYGTCHLDASKSTDDKPGLKYRWFIGSETSREEYSGEKIEYVHEMAGTYYVSLVVEDANDISAVKHAVLDLDGRYLPIPNFTYQCSGLTCEFDSSSASDPDGHIVERLWRFGIDAYYLPGNVKETFTFPAAGEYRVAFVARDNDGQYNETYQFITVN, from the coding sequence ATGTTAAAAAAGCTAATAACAACAAGCATGCTGTTAGCATTAGGATCAGTTACACTCCCCTTGTATGCGCACACTAGCTCAACAAATGGTGTCAGCTCATTGCAACGCATACATAAAGACTATTCTTTATATTTTGCCAATGAAGAGCAAAGGGTTGAATATGCTCAACGATACCATGGACAAATTATCAATACCTTACACAATGCGCTGATTGTTTCTCTTAGCGAAAAAGAATTTTTATCCGCTCGCGCCTCAGGAGCAGTGATTTTAGAGCACGGACCCGCTTTGCCTGTGAACCGTGCTGCAAATGCATTGGTTAAAACGAGTCAAAGCACACTAACTGCGACACAAACTACTGGGATCCCAAACTTCCCGTGTTATCCAACACTCGAAGAAACACATGAAATTGCAGAGCAACTCGCTAAAAAATATCCAAATTTTGTAGAATTAAAGCATATTGGGCAGTCATGGAAAAAAGAACAAGGTATTGGCGGCCACGACCTTACTGTACTGGTGATTAAAAATAAAAAAAGAAACAAAAATAAAAAACTTCCCACTATGTACATGCAAGGCGCTCTGCATGCCAGAGAATATACAGCAGGAGCAACAACCATCAAGTTCGCACAGCACCTGTTAGAAAATAGACGCACTAATCCTGACATCAAGTGGATTTTAAATCAGAGAGAAATTCATATTTTGCTAATAGCCAACCCTGACGGTCGAAAGTATGCAGAGCTTGGTAAGCGTTGGCGAAAGAATACCAACACCGCCTATTGCGCCACAAACGAAGAACAAATCGGTGCAGACTTGAATCGAAACTTCGACTTTGGCTGGAACTCAACACCAAATTCCTCAGATGAACAATGCGCTAATACATATCAAGGTCCAGTGGCAGCCTCTGAACCAGAGACTCAAGTTATACAAAACTATATAAACAGTATCTTTGAAGATAATCGCGGGGAGTTAGACACAGACGCAGCACCGTTAGATACTGCTGGGCTATTTTTAGATATGCATAGTTATGGTGGTATGATCATGTGGCCTTGGTCACACTTACGTACACCGCCCCCCAACTCGGCGGGGTTATCTATGTTAGGACATCGACTGGCTGCTTATAGTGGCTATGAGGCTCATCAAGTTGGTAGTCGTTTTCATGTTGGCGGTTCTGCCGACGGCTATGCCTATGGCCACTTGGGTGTTGCATCTTTTACTTATGAGTTAGGAAAAGAATTTTTTGAGCACTGTGGCAACTTTGAAGGTGAAATCTTCCCCAACACGTTAAAATCCCTCATTTACGCCGCAAAAGTTGCAAAAGCGCCTTATAAAATATCCGGCGGCCCTCAGATACTTGATTACAAATTAGAAGGAGCCGGCGATGTTGCAGTACCACCAGGTACCCCCATCAATTTAACCGCGGGCATTTATGATGACTTTTTTGGTTACTCATCTTATGCACCATTACCACCAAGCCAAGCCGTCAAAAATGTTAAACTGATCATTAAAAAGCAAGGTGAAGGCGTTGTGCAAAGGCTTAAACTCCCTGCTGCCGATGGCATTTATGACTCATCGAGAGAACAGTTAAACTACGCACTCGATACAAGCAACTGGGACGATGGTCGTTACACTTTAATACTCAAAGCCCAAGATGTTACTGGTCAATGGGGTGTTAAATACGCGAAATACTTGACGATTGATGATGATGCAAGTGCACAAAATCAAGCGCCAGTTGCCGATTTTACCCCTACCTGCACTTACGGCACTTGCCACTTGGACGCATCAAAAAGCACAGATGACAAACCTGGCTTAAAGTACCGTTGGTTTATTGGTTCTGAAACATCCCGCGAAGAATATTCAGGTGAAAAGATAGAATATGTTCATGAAATGGCAGGCACTTATTACGTCTCGCTTGTTGTAGAAGATGCCAATGATATTTCCGCAGTGAAACATGCCGTTCTTGATTTAGATGGCAGGTATTTACCTATTCCTAACTTTACTTATCAGTGCAGCGGTCTCACATGCGAGTTTGATTCATCTAGCGCATCAGATCCTGACGGTCACATTGTTGAACGATTATGGCGCTTTGGTATCGATGCTTACTACCTACCGGGTAATGTGAAAGAGACCTTTACATTCCCAGCTGCGGGGGAATACAGAGTGGCGTTTGTCGCGCGAGACAATGACGGACAATACAATGAAACCTATCAATTCATCACTGTAAACTAA
- the gloA2 gene encoding SMU1112c/YaeR family gloxylase I-like metalloprotein yields MLKGIHHIAIICTDYAVSKAFYTEVLGFEVLAENYREQRDSYKLDLALPDGRQIELFSFPNPPKRPSRPEAAGLRHLAFQVEDIDAAIAHLHAYSVVTESVRVDEYTQQRFTFFQDPDGLPLELYEVKA; encoded by the coding sequence ATGCTTAAGGGTATTCATCATATCGCAATCATTTGCACTGACTATGCAGTCTCAAAGGCGTTTTATACAGAGGTGCTTGGTTTTGAGGTACTTGCTGAAAACTACCGTGAACAAAGAGACTCGTACAAATTGGATCTTGCATTACCTGATGGCCGTCAAATAGAGCTTTTCTCATTTCCTAACCCTCCCAAACGTCCCAGTCGCCCTGAGGCCGCAGGATTACGCCATTTGGCCTTTCAGGTGGAAGATATAGACGCCGCGATTGCGCATTTACACGCATACAGTGTTGTGACTGAATCGGTTAGAGTGGATGAATATACACAGCAACGCTTTACCTTTTTCCAAGATCCTGATGGGTTGCCTTTGGAGTTATATGAGGTGAAAGCTTGA
- a CDS encoding winged helix-turn-helix domain-containing protein: protein MYRSQIRVDDKVRSVEPKVLQVLALLAKHQGEVVTHEQFLTQIWPNMVVGPNAIQRCIAQLRKVLNDDAKTPALIMTHPKIGYSLLPSVRWTERVLTVMSCFQSWRPVKMRLWC, encoded by the coding sequence ATGTACCGATCTCAAATTCGTGTCGACGATAAAGTACGTAGTGTAGAGCCGAAAGTATTACAAGTGTTGGCGCTTTTGGCGAAGCATCAAGGAGAAGTTGTCACACATGAGCAATTCTTAACGCAAATTTGGCCAAACATGGTTGTTGGTCCAAACGCCATCCAACGCTGTATCGCACAGTTGCGCAAAGTACTCAATGATGATGCCAAAACACCCGCTTTAATTATGACGCACCCAAAAATAGGGTATAGCCTGCTACCAAGTGTACGCTGGACTGAGCGAGTCTTAACGGTGATGTCCTGTTTTCAAAGCTGGCGTCCAGTAAAAATGAGATTGTGGTGTTAG
- a CDS encoding GNAT family N-acetyltransferase, with amino-acid sequence MAIIRVAMQSDLAGIMQLFKELRPHDPDLTHDALMSGWKIIEQDPNNHLIVAELEGEVASTCQLTIAPTLTNDVRPFAVIEHVVTGTRFRRRGLSEKVIEAAVELAWQQGCYKVMLLSGETRTAAHGVYEKVGFISGTERGFVIKNPHIS; translated from the coding sequence ATGGCGATTATCCGCGTGGCAATGCAATCAGACTTAGCAGGTATTATGCAGTTGTTTAAAGAACTTAGGCCACATGACCCTGATTTGACTCATGATGCCTTAATGTCCGGTTGGAAAATTATTGAACAGGATCCAAATAACCACCTTATTGTTGCTGAACTGGAAGGTGAGGTCGCTTCAACTTGCCAGCTGACGATTGCACCAACGTTAACAAACGATGTACGGCCGTTTGCCGTCATAGAGCATGTCGTTACTGGCACTCGATTTCGACGCAGAGGGCTCAGTGAAAAGGTGATAGAAGCTGCCGTTGAGCTGGCTTGGCAGCAAGGGTGCTATAAAGTCATGTTGTTGTCTGGGGAAACTCGAACTGCCGCCCATGGTGTATATGAAAAAGTAGGCTTTATCTCAGGGACTGAGCGCGGATTTGTCATTAAAAACCCTCATATATCGTAA
- a CDS encoding TonB-dependent receptor, with product MTSTPKKTAIAACLAGLFSASTFAHDHTESQQSSKIEVVTVTGQKIQNSLQDTKESVAVFTDVAIEKNNLTDVSDVFQLTPGVVGDAFSFTIRGVNSGSPTQPNRAELASVVFDGVTLSGWAKGEGASQLWDIEQVEVLRGPQSTNIGRNALAGAVVINSKDPVYANEGAVSVGFGNYGRQELKGVANVNIIDNVLALRVAIEDSSADGFIENVTRGEDDYGYDDDQSIRAKLLIEPNDDLRMILSYQRTDSGFGEWRVNDHDYDAKARISTSNEVSRHDIEADILSFKVDYNINDEWDLNSISAYQNSKRIRIDDIDQTKQTVEEFGGIITRNDEDKNFSQELRFNYTGDKLRGSTGIYISKVDGIRRNISDNHFDLVSLFNIFESSVTKMPATGALSGLLTQPNPQLFLAEGIFPQHWDLYSDGQSDVEIENQAIFTEWEYKFDDNWLFTVGARYDKETQTVISQNIAKSDAGLADTFVEGDPRGSFELPGTGMTLNQVITLANVQLSALATNTPRSVAETDFSNFLPHAGLTYSWNDDVSTSFFVKKSYRSGGTEMLLLNGINEFDSEELWNYEFAVRAVVLDGDGVFNANMYYADWEDQQVSVPEPNTSNDAFQMVVNAGASELSGVEVSFDYAVTDELDIFLGGSISKTKYKELNVRGDDLSGNQFANAPEHTAVVGMRYFAKSGYFFTTNVSYTGEVYADAANTNKVKAITLMNVNAGYQMDDLKFEAYAKNALDKHYSDWGQIQASNGDSRVDLGDPREIGARVTYSF from the coding sequence ATGACTTCAACCCCGAAAAAAACAGCCATAGCAGCTTGTCTTGCTGGGCTTTTTTCTGCTTCTACGTTCGCACATGATCATACAGAATCTCAGCAGTCTTCTAAAATCGAAGTGGTCACTGTAACAGGTCAGAAGATACAAAATTCACTGCAAGACACGAAAGAAAGTGTTGCAGTATTTACCGATGTGGCAATCGAAAAAAACAATCTAACGGATGTATCTGATGTATTTCAGTTAACGCCTGGTGTTGTCGGTGACGCATTTAGTTTTACTATTCGTGGTGTAAACAGTGGCTCACCTACACAGCCAAATCGTGCTGAGCTTGCTTCGGTTGTATTTGATGGTGTGACCTTATCTGGTTGGGCAAAAGGTGAAGGTGCAAGTCAATTATGGGACATTGAGCAGGTTGAAGTTTTACGCGGACCGCAATCAACCAACATTGGTCGAAATGCTTTAGCGGGTGCCGTGGTTATTAATTCTAAAGACCCTGTGTATGCTAATGAAGGCGCTGTAAGTGTCGGTTTTGGTAACTATGGTAGACAAGAGCTAAAAGGTGTTGCAAACGTCAATATCATTGATAATGTTTTGGCACTTAGGGTGGCGATTGAGGACTCCAGTGCTGATGGTTTTATTGAAAACGTAACTCGCGGTGAAGATGATTACGGCTATGATGACGATCAGTCAATCCGCGCTAAGTTATTGATTGAGCCAAATGACGATTTGCGCATGATCTTAAGTTATCAGCGAACTGACAGCGGGTTTGGTGAGTGGCGTGTAAACGATCATGACTATGATGCAAAAGCGCGTATCTCGACCAGTAACGAAGTTTCTCGCCATGATATTGAAGCAGATATCTTATCGTTTAAAGTTGATTACAACATTAATGATGAGTGGGATTTAAACAGTATCAGTGCTTATCAAAATAGTAAGCGGATCCGCATTGACGACATTGACCAAACGAAGCAAACAGTTGAAGAGTTTGGCGGGATTATTACGCGTAACGATGAAGATAAGAATTTCTCTCAAGAGCTAAGGTTTAACTATACGGGTGATAAGCTAAGAGGTAGTACAGGTATTTACATCAGTAAAGTAGACGGTATTCGTCGCAATATTTCTGATAATCATTTTGATCTTGTGAGCCTTTTCAATATCTTTGAGTCAAGCGTGACTAAGATGCCTGCAACAGGGGCATTGAGCGGTTTACTGACACAACCGAATCCACAATTGTTCTTAGCGGAAGGTATTTTCCCACAACATTGGGATCTTTATTCAGATGGTCAAAGCGACGTTGAAATAGAGAACCAAGCCATTTTTACTGAGTGGGAATATAAGTTTGATGATAATTGGTTGTTCACAGTTGGTGCGCGTTATGACAAAGAAACGCAAACAGTTATCTCTCAAAACATCGCAAAGTCTGATGCTGGTTTAGCAGACACTTTCGTAGAGGGCGATCCAAGAGGCAGTTTTGAGTTGCCAGGCACAGGCATGACATTGAACCAAGTGATTACGCTTGCGAATGTACAATTAAGTGCGCTTGCAACAAATACACCGCGCTCTGTTGCAGAGACGGATTTTTCAAACTTTCTGCCGCATGCTGGCCTAACTTACAGCTGGAATGATGATGTGTCTACGAGTTTCTTTGTGAAAAAGAGCTATCGTTCTGGCGGTACCGAGATGTTACTGCTCAATGGTATCAATGAATTTGATTCAGAAGAGCTTTGGAATTACGAGTTTGCAGTACGTGCTGTTGTGTTAGATGGTGACGGGGTGTTCAATGCAAATATGTATTATGCCGACTGGGAAGACCAACAAGTGTCTGTGCCAGAGCCAAATACCAGTAATGATGCATTCCAAATGGTGGTCAATGCCGGTGCTTCTGAGCTATCCGGGGTAGAAGTGTCATTTGATTATGCAGTGACGGATGAATTAGACATCTTCTTAGGTGGCTCGATTTCGAAAACTAAATACAAAGAATTAAATGTCCGAGGTGATGACTTATCAGGTAATCAATTTGCCAATGCACCAGAGCATACCGCGGTGGTTGGCATGAGGTACTTTGCAAAGAGTGGCTACTTCTTTACAACGAACGTAAGTTACACCGGCGAAGTATATGCGGATGCGGCAAATACCAATAAAGTAAAAGCAATTACCTTGATGAATGTGAATGCGGGTTATCAAATGGATGATCTGAAGTTTGAAGCGTATGCGAAAAACGCGCTGGATAAGCACTATAGTGATTGGGGTCAAATTCAAGCATCTAATGGCGATTCTCGTGTGGATTTAGGCGACCCACGTGAAATCGGTGCAAGAGTGACATATTCGTTCTAA
- a CDS encoding linear amide C-N hydrolase, translating to MCTRVLNNLNRKYIATARNMDWMFPLPTSLFTFDKGLNKIGMPISDKKEDNEKALKWCSKYASVVAMVGDEQSGWASSDGINSMGLVANVLYDCNATYAQNQPCKDGKLSVLRWVQYVLDNFVFVKEVVSEFEQQKIELVPADVPNSKGKPATLHLSVSDVTGSSAIIEIYNGQFYIHSKDVYVVMTNDPSYDKQLKIDAYWQWQWSDDNIAASHTIPGGPFSADRFERALFYISHMNAPTSHDEALAQAKSVVANACVPLGYNVQMTESPNISNTLWTTLANHNEQKYYFCNARTANTIWVDLNTFDFNEPVKRLDMVSISSENQVINHSYEGQVNELLTPVLDPYSPNLFIPDALCRIGA from the coding sequence ATGTGTACTCGAGTGCTAAATAACCTCAACCGCAAGTACATTGCAACCGCTAGAAACATGGACTGGATGTTCCCTTTACCCACTAGCTTATTTACCTTTGATAAAGGCCTAAACAAAATAGGCATGCCTATTTCAGATAAAAAAGAAGATAACGAAAAAGCGCTAAAATGGTGCTCAAAGTATGCCAGCGTCGTTGCCATGGTCGGTGATGAACAAAGTGGCTGGGCATCTTCTGATGGCATCAACTCTATGGGTCTAGTAGCAAACGTACTCTACGATTGCAATGCCACCTATGCCCAAAATCAACCCTGTAAAGACGGCAAATTAAGCGTGTTGCGCTGGGTGCAATATGTCTTAGATAACTTCGTGTTTGTAAAAGAAGTGGTCAGTGAATTTGAACAACAAAAGATTGAGTTAGTGCCTGCCGATGTACCCAATAGCAAAGGAAAACCGGCAACTTTACACTTATCCGTATCGGACGTAACCGGTAGCTCTGCCATCATCGAAATATACAACGGGCAGTTTTACATCCACAGCAAAGATGTCTATGTAGTCATGACCAACGACCCGAGCTATGACAAACAACTAAAAATTGATGCCTATTGGCAGTGGCAATGGTCAGATGACAATATTGCCGCCAGTCACACCATACCGGGTGGACCATTTTCTGCGGACAGATTTGAACGTGCATTATTCTATATTAGCCATATGAATGCCCCGACCAGCCATGATGAAGCACTCGCTCAAGCAAAGTCAGTTGTCGCGAATGCCTGTGTGCCATTGGGTTATAACGTACAAATGACTGAAAGCCCCAATATTTCCAATACGCTGTGGACCACCTTGGCAAATCACAACGAGCAAAAGTATTATTTCTGTAATGCTCGCACTGCCAATACCATTTGGGTAGATTTAAACACGTTCGACTTCAATGAACCGGTCAAGCGCCTTGATATGGTCTCCATCAGCTCAGAAAATCAGGTCATCAACCATAGCTATGAAGGCCAAGTCAACGAGCTACTCACGCCAGTATTAGACCCATACAGCCCCAACTTATTTATCCCCGATGCGCTTTGTCGAATTGGTGCCTAA
- a CDS encoding LysR family transcriptional regulator: protein MDSFEGVFEFVAVAESGGFSSAAKVLNCSTSHISRQVSRLEQRVGCSLFARTTRQINLTENGAFYYQQCKQLITGLQQANEQLAQQQFNLSGTLRVSAAGGFAENYIAPALMAFAKLHPELSIDIDFNSRMVNFVEDGVDFAIRYGELHDSNLIARKLISRNMMAVASSDYLKKNGTPTHPSELKKHNCIIANNDNWSFLVDGQKQNFKVKGNWRSNNANVVVSACIKGLGVAYMPDRTFDSAIDSQQLTPILEPFWSSGATSWIVYQNRQFQPLRSRLAIDYLLEHFKDF from the coding sequence ATGGATAGCTTTGAAGGCGTATTTGAATTTGTTGCGGTTGCGGAAAGCGGCGGTTTTTCATCAGCAGCAAAAGTGCTCAATTGCAGCACTAGTCACATTAGCAGACAAGTTTCTCGACTAGAGCAGCGTGTGGGCTGTAGCCTCTTTGCTAGAACGACACGGCAAATCAATCTCACCGAAAATGGGGCCTTTTATTACCAACAATGTAAGCAGCTCATTACTGGCTTACAACAAGCCAATGAGCAACTCGCTCAACAGCAATTTAATCTAAGCGGCACGCTGCGTGTTAGTGCCGCTGGCGGCTTTGCCGAAAATTATATCGCCCCTGCCCTAATGGCTTTTGCCAAACTACATCCAGAGCTGTCTATCGACATCGATTTTAACAGCCGAATGGTTAATTTTGTTGAAGATGGCGTCGACTTCGCCATTCGTTATGGCGAACTCCATGATTCTAATTTAATTGCCCGTAAGCTCATAAGCCGTAACATGATGGCGGTAGCAAGCTCTGACTATTTAAAAAAAAATGGCACGCCCACACACCCATCAGAGCTCAAAAAACATAACTGTATTATTGCTAACAACGACAATTGGTCATTTCTGGTTGACGGTCAAAAACAAAATTTCAAAGTCAAAGGGAACTGGCGCAGTAATAATGCGAATGTCGTGGTGTCTGCTTGTATAAAAGGGCTTGGCGTCGCCTATATGCCGGATCGCACTTTTGACAGTGCCATTGATTCACAGCAACTCACACCTATTTTAGAGCCATTTTGGAGCTCTGGTGCAACCAGCTGGATCGTATACCAAAACCGTCAATTTCAACCTTTGCGCTCACGTTTGGCCATCGACTATTTGCTTGAGCATTTCAAAGACTTCTAA
- a CDS encoding type 1 glutamine amidotransferase domain-containing protein, with amino-acid sequence MKKVLIPVTNHATLGNTDQPNGTYAPELTHVVAVLNAHQIEFDIVSLKGGKAPLYGTDIEGDHVNSDILADAAFIQKVDNTQRIAEVNIDEYGAIFYPGGFGLLSDLATDKTMAALAAKHYETGGVISAVCHGPAALLPITLSSGNALISDKKVTSFTREEEVDFGTIDDIPFLLEESLTRTASQFHKVQPWQSFTVVDERVITGQNPASAHAVGELLVSQLV; translated from the coding sequence ATGAAAAAAGTGCTTATTCCTGTCACAAATCATGCGACTTTGGGTAATACTGATCAGCCCAATGGAACGTATGCCCCTGAACTAACACATGTTGTTGCTGTTCTGAATGCGCATCAAATTGAGTTTGATATTGTGTCACTCAAAGGCGGTAAAGCGCCGTTATATGGCACTGATATTGAGGGCGATCATGTAAACAGTGATATTTTGGCAGATGCTGCATTTATACAAAAAGTTGATAATACGCAACGTATTGCTGAAGTAAATATTGATGAGTACGGTGCTATTTTTTACCCTGGTGGTTTTGGCCTGTTAAGCGATTTGGCGACTGATAAAACGATGGCGGCATTGGCTGCAAAGCATTACGAAACAGGCGGTGTTATCTCTGCGGTATGCCATGGCCCAGCAGCTTTATTACCTATTACTTTGAGTAGTGGTAACGCGCTGATTTCGGATAAAAAAGTCACGTCATTCACGCGAGAAGAAGAAGTAGATTTTGGCACCATTGACGACATTCCATTCTTGTTAGAGGAGTCCTTAACAAGAACGGCTTCGCAGTTTCATAAAGTACAGCCTTGGCAGAGTTTTACAGTAGTAGATGAGAGAGTCATCACAGGGCAAAACCCAGCCAGTGCACATGCAGTCGGCGAGTTACTTGTCAGTCAGTTAGTGTGA
- a CDS encoding glutathione S-transferase family protein, producing MITVHHLNESRSTRVIWLLEELNMPFDVIHHQRDENTKLAPSSLGRVHPLNKAPVIEHNGHILCESGAVLEYILDQSTQNSLRPSKDSEAYYAYLEWLHFAEGSLGLPVITYLLMQMETRSGDAPLDGYIAKELNLDLTYIDQTLAKQLYFSGDVFSAADIMMTISLEIAGSLKLLDNRPHIQAYLARVQARPAYQKARAFG from the coding sequence ATGATAACCGTTCACCATTTGAATGAATCCCGCTCGACGCGGGTTATTTGGTTGCTTGAAGAGCTGAATATGCCTTTTGATGTCATTCATCATCAACGAGATGAAAACACCAAGCTTGCCCCATCAAGCTTAGGGCGAGTGCATCCGTTAAATAAGGCACCTGTGATAGAGCATAACGGTCATATACTCTGTGAGTCAGGCGCTGTATTGGAGTACATTTTGGATCAAAGTACACAAAACAGCCTGCGCCCCAGCAAAGACAGCGAAGCATATTATGCCTATTTAGAGTGGCTTCATTTTGCGGAAGGGTCCTTGGGTTTGCCGGTGATCACCTACTTGCTTATGCAAATGGAAACACGCTCAGGTGATGCGCCACTCGATGGATATATTGCCAAAGAGTTGAATTTAGATTTGACCTATATAGACCAGACACTTGCTAAGCAACTATATTTTTCGGGCGACGTATTCAGTGCTGCGGATATCATGATGACGATTTCATTAGAAATCGCTGGCAGCTTAAAATTGCTTGATAATCGGCCGCATATTCAAGCTTATCTAGCTCGTGTTCAAGCTCGTCCCGCTTATCAAAAAGCCCGTGCCTTTGGGTGA